The Wansuia hejianensis genomic interval GGAGTCGGCTACCGGATGATCCGGATCTGACGGGAATACTCATGAATGAAGGGCTGTCCGCTTTTCCAGGCACGTACGGTTTCGTACAGGTTGGAGGCGAACAGCTCTTTTTCGTAAAGCCCGGCGGGCAGGTCCGCTGTTTTAGAGATCAGCGGGAGACTGCCGTTTGCCTTGATTGCGGTCAGAAGCCCACTGCAGGAGCCGAGACCCAGAATACGGGCGCAGGAGGGTGAAACGCTGGCCTCTGCGTCCTGTAAAGTCAGCCCCAGCAAAATGTGGAGCAGAGCCCGGTTCATGTTGGTGCGGGTGTTATTCCTGGTTTTCAGAAGTGCGGCAAATTGTGAATAAGAGACATATTCATTCTGGAGCCGCAGAATCCTTCTGGCCAGATCCTCCGGGACATCCAGGTACTGGCGGAGTGAAGATTCGGTTTCTTTCAATAACTGGTATCTCAGGGGCAGGGAAAAATCGTCCTCCTGCAGGGCGATGGAAGAGTTCCATGCTTCAGCCAGCAGAGAATACACCTGCTCCGGAACCTGGCGGCGGACGGATTCGGGACCCAGGCGGAGAAGAGAACGGCGGATGGCAGATGCAGAGCTGAAACGGGCCGACAGTTCTTCCTGGTGATATCCGCTTCCGACGCGCTTCAGCGTTCGGGGACAGATCGGGCTGTTCAGCCGTCTCAGGGCCAGACAGTATTCCAGGCCCAGGATGTTATTGGGAGAGGTGAGGAAAGCTCTCAGTGCTTCTGCGGAGTCAAAAGGAAGGTTAAGCTCAGGAAATAAGGCGAGCAGAGCCTGCATTCGGGCGGAAGGAAAGGAGACGCCTGACCTCAGGCAGTCCTTCAGCTTCAGCCGGAAATTCTCAGGCTCATGGGAGAGGAAATCTGCCAGAGCCGCGAAAGGCTCCATGCGCCCTTCCTCACTTCCGAACCAGAGCTCGTCCACAACGTTCAATCCATCCAGGAGCGCAGCCGCGCCTGAAGCAAACCGGGGGGCGCTTCCGGAAGCGGCGGCACAGGGCAGTTCCAGGACCAGATCGGCTCCGCAGCGCAGGGCCATCTCTGCCCGGAGATATTTGTCGAAGATGGCAGGAGTCCCCCGCTGGACAAAATCCCCGCTCATTACGACGAGAATAAAATCAGCGCCGGAAAGCTGCCGCACTCTGTCCAGCTGATAAGCATGCCCGTTGTGAAATGGGTTGTATTCTGTGATAATAGCAGCCGTTCTCATAAATTCCTCCTGAAATCTGCCGGTTAGGGACTAGTCCTTCCATAATTGCCAAAAGTATCACAATCTATGATATAAAACATGACTTTTATGATTTTATGCCCATAATTATACATCTCATTCTGTCGGTTGAACAGGTAAAAGAGCAGAAATTTCCAGTTTTCGCATTAAAAAAAGGGGATTTTTTTGGTTTGGCAAATTGTACATTAAAAAATACAGGATTTCGGTGTTAAAAAATTAACTTATCTTGTCGATGAAAAATAATCGTAATATAATTTGTCTAATGATAAATATCGAAAGGAGTCAATATCAATGGGATTTATTGACACAATTAAAGCGAGAGCGAGAGAAAATAAGAAAACAATTGTACTTCCGGAGACAGAAGACAGAAGAACTTATTTGGCTGCTGAGCAGATCTTGAAAGAAGGAATTGCGGACATTGTTCTGATCGGAAGCGAAGAGGCAGTTAAAAAAGGAAGCGAGGGACTGGATATTTCCGGCGCTGCAATTGTGGACCCCGCCACCTCCGACAGAACGTCAGCATACATTGATAAATTTGTAGAGCTGCGTGCAAAGAAGGGAATGACTCCTGAGAAGGCAAAGGAGATCCTTCTGAATGATTATCCGTATTATGGCTGCATGATGGTTAAGATGGGAGACGCCGACGGAATGGTTTCCGGAGCCTGCCATTCTTCTGCAGATACCTTAAGGCCCTGCCTGCAGATTCTGAAGACAAAGCCCGGAACCAAGCTGGTATCTGCGTTTTTCCTGGTAGCTGTTCCGGATTGTGAATACGGTGAAGACGGCGTGTTTATTTTTTCCGACGCAGGGCTGAACCAGAATCCGAATCCGGAAGAACTGGCTGCGATCGCGGGATCATCTGCCGAGACCTTCCGTTTCCTGGTACAGAAGGAGCCGAAGGTGGCCATGCTCTCCCATTCCACCAAAGGAAGTGCGAAGCATCCGGATGTGGACAAGGTAGTGGAGGCGACAAGAATCGCCAAGGAACAGTATCCGGATCTGCAGCTGGACGGAGAATTGCAGCTGGATGCGGCAATCGTTCCTGAGATAGCAGCCTCCAAAGCGCCGGGAAGTCCTGTGGCAGGACAAGCCAATGTGCTGATTTTCCCGGATCTGGATGCCGGTAATATCGGTTACAAGCTGGTTCAGAGGCTGGGCAAGGCAGATGCCTACGGCCCGATCACCCAGGGCATCGCAGCCCCTG includes:
- a CDS encoding tRNA(Met) cytidine acetate ligase, with protein sequence MRTAAIITEYNPFHNGHAYQLDRVRQLSGADFILVVMSGDFVQRGTPAIFDKYLRAEMALRCGADLVLELPCAAASGSAPRFASGAAALLDGLNVVDELWFGSEEGRMEPFAALADFLSHEPENFRLKLKDCLRSGVSFPSARMQALLALFPELNLPFDSAEALRAFLTSPNNILGLEYCLALRRLNSPICPRTLKRVGSGYHQEELSARFSSASAIRRSLLRLGPESVRRQVPEQVYSLLAEAWNSSIALQEDDFSLPLRYQLLKETESSLRQYLDVPEDLARRILRLQNEYVSYSQFAALLKTRNNTRTNMNRALLHILLGLTLQDAEASVSPSCARILGLGSCSGLLTAIKANGSLPLISKTADLPAGLYEKELFASNLYETVRAWKSGQPFIHEYSRQIRIIR
- the pta gene encoding phosphate acetyltransferase, with the protein product MGFIDTIKARARENKKTIVLPETEDRRTYLAAEQILKEGIADIVLIGSEEAVKKGSEGLDISGAAIVDPATSDRTSAYIDKFVELRAKKGMTPEKAKEILLNDYPYYGCMMVKMGDADGMVSGACHSSADTLRPCLQILKTKPGTKLVSAFFLVAVPDCEYGEDGVFIFSDAGLNQNPNPEELAAIAGSSAETFRFLVQKEPKVAMLSHSTKGSAKHPDVDKVVEATRIAKEQYPDLQLDGELQLDAAIVPEIAASKAPGSPVAGQANVLIFPDLDAGNIGYKLVQRLGKADAYGPITQGIAAPVNDLSRGCSAEDIVGAVAITAVQCAAN